The Streptomyces sp. HSG2 genome has a segment encoding these proteins:
- a CDS encoding spermidine synthase: protein MTHVDGSPEVLDRRVGPYGEVALRRHGALLQIIANGSFLMDTSDGRSERLLVDAALAALDPARTTPRLLLGGLGVGFSLAHASADPRWGRITVVEREPAVVAWHREGPLAPLTRDAFADPRTELVRADLTDHLRDTPDTYDALCLDIDNGPGWTVTESNRTLYAPEGLRACARRLRPGGVLAVWSARPSPTFEDALREAGFEGVHSEEIAVDRGVPDVVHLGLQPVWRGRGHSPYSADRTPSFRRRAQSCADEGSPHGFR from the coding sequence ATGACACATGTCGACGGCTCCCCAGAGGTCCTGGACCGCCGCGTCGGCCCGTACGGCGAGGTGGCCCTGCGCCGACACGGCGCGCTGCTGCAGATCATCGCCAACGGCTCCTTCCTGATGGACACCTCCGACGGCCGGTCCGAACGCCTCCTGGTGGACGCGGCGCTGGCCGCGCTCGATCCCGCCCGAACCACGCCCCGGCTGCTCCTGGGGGGACTGGGGGTCGGCTTCTCCCTGGCCCACGCCTCCGCCGACCCTCGGTGGGGAAGGATCACCGTCGTCGAGCGCGAACCCGCCGTCGTCGCGTGGCACCGTGAGGGGCCGCTGGCTCCGCTGACCCGGGACGCCTTCGCCGACCCGCGCACCGAACTCGTCCGGGCGGACCTGACGGACCACCTCCGCGACACCCCCGACACCTACGACGCGCTCTGCCTCGACATCGACAACGGTCCCGGGTGGACGGTCACCGAGAGCAACCGGACGCTTTACGCGCCCGAGGGGCTCCGCGCCTGCGCCCGCCGCCTGCGCCCCGGCGGCGTCCTCGCGGTCTGGTCCGCGCGCCCCTCCCCGACCTTCGAGGACGCCCTGCGCGAGGCCGGGTTCGAAGGGGTCCACTCCGAGGAGATCGCCGTGGACCGGGGCGTTCCCGACGTCGTCCACCTCGGCCTCCAACCGGTATGGCGGGGCCGTGGTCACTCCCCGTACTCTGCTGACCGGACGCCGTCCTTCCGGCGTCGGGCGCAGTCCTGCGCGGACGAGGGATCACCCCACGGATTCCGGTAA
- a CDS encoding MarR family transcriptional regulator has protein sequence MERELTVLFRRARAGQAEMAREVHPDLESAAYGLLVRLGERGPQRATDLAGYIGVGKATMSRQLRALEGLGLVARERDPADGRAWLVTLTAEGRDRVGRVREARRAGYARRLADWEPTAVEELARLLRELNRGLER, from the coding sequence CTGGAACGCGAGCTGACGGTGCTGTTCCGGCGCGCGCGGGCCGGCCAGGCGGAGATGGCCCGAGAGGTGCACCCGGACCTGGAGTCGGCCGCCTACGGGCTGCTGGTCCGGTTGGGGGAGCGCGGTCCCCAACGGGCCACGGACCTGGCCGGCTACATCGGGGTGGGCAAGGCCACCATGTCCCGTCAGCTCCGCGCCCTGGAGGGGCTCGGACTCGTCGCCCGTGAGCGGGATCCGGCGGACGGCCGCGCCTGGCTGGTCACCTTGACCGCCGAGGGACGCGACCGGGTCGGTCGGGTCCGCGAGGCGCGCCGGGCGGGATACGCGCGGAGGCTCGCCGACTGGGAACCGACGGCGGTGGAGGAACTGGCCCGGCTGCTGCGCGAGCTCAACCGCGGCCTGGAGCGGTGA
- the lon gene encoding endopeptidase La gives MAAESAEITPLTLPVLPIDDDVVLPGMVVPLDLNDAEVRAAVEAARAAARAGTGKPRLLLVPRLDGTYARTGVLGTVEQVGRLADGDPGALVRGRSRVRIGAGTTGPGAALWVEGTPTADGVPDSPPGQVAELMREYKALVTSWLRERGAWQVVDRVQAIDDVSALADNSGYSPFLTTEQKVELLETTDPVARLRLATRRLRDHLAEQDVARTIAKDVQEGVDRQQREFLLRRQLEAVRKELRELNGQDGKDPEEESDDYRARVDAADLPENVRQAALKEVDKLERASDASPEGSWIRTWLDTVLELPWNERTEDAYDIRGAKAVLDAEHAGLDDVKERITEYLAVRKRRVDRGLGVVGGRRGGAVLALVGPPGVGKTSLGASVAHAMGREFVRVALGGVRDEAEIRGHRRTYVGALPGRIVRAIKEAGSMNPVVLLDEIDKVGSDFRGDPAAALLEVLDPAQNHTFRDHYLEVELDLSDVVFLATANVLEAIPEALLDRMELVRLDGYTEDEKVVIARDHLVPRQMERAGLAPDEVVVGEDALRALAGEYTREAGVRNLERAAARLLRKIAALHELGERELPFTVTRGDLRGLIGRPHHTPESAQDPAERRTSVPGVATGLAVTGAGGDVLYVEASLADPETGAAGLTLTGQLGDVMQESARIALGFLRSHGAELELPVTGLKERAVHIHFPAGAVPKDGPSAGVTMTTALASLLSGRPVRPDVAMTGEVSLTGRVLPIGGVKQKLLAAHRAGITTVIIPKRNEPDLDDVPVEVLRALEVHTVSDVRQVLELALAPATESADPRVPVAA, from the coding sequence ATGGCTGCTGAGTCCGCGGAGATCACACCGCTCACCCTGCCCGTGCTGCCGATCGACGACGACGTCGTGCTGCCCGGGATGGTGGTCCCGCTCGACCTGAACGACGCCGAGGTGCGGGCCGCGGTGGAGGCCGCGCGGGCCGCGGCGCGGGCGGGGACGGGCAAGCCCAGGCTGCTGCTGGTCCCACGCCTGGACGGGACCTACGCGAGGACCGGCGTGCTGGGCACGGTGGAGCAGGTCGGCCGACTGGCCGACGGCGACCCCGGGGCCCTGGTACGGGGTCGATCGCGGGTGCGCATCGGCGCCGGCACGACCGGGCCCGGGGCGGCGCTCTGGGTCGAGGGAACGCCGACGGCCGACGGCGTCCCCGATTCGCCGCCCGGCCAGGTCGCCGAGCTGATGAGGGAATACAAGGCCCTCGTCACCTCCTGGTTGCGCGAGCGGGGCGCCTGGCAGGTCGTCGACCGGGTCCAGGCCATCGACGACGTCTCCGCCCTCGCCGACAACTCGGGCTACTCGCCTTTCCTGACGACCGAGCAGAAGGTCGAGTTGCTGGAGACGACCGATCCGGTGGCCCGACTGCGGCTGGCCACCCGCCGGCTCCGCGACCACCTCGCCGAACAGGACGTGGCCCGGACCATCGCGAAGGACGTACAGGAGGGCGTCGACCGTCAGCAGCGGGAGTTCCTGCTCCGTCGCCAGCTGGAGGCGGTGCGCAAGGAGCTGCGGGAGCTGAACGGCCAGGACGGCAAGGACCCCGAGGAGGAGAGCGACGACTACCGGGCCCGCGTGGACGCCGCCGACCTGCCCGAGAACGTCAGGCAGGCCGCGCTGAAGGAGGTCGACAAGCTGGAGCGGGCCTCCGACGCCTCGCCGGAGGGCTCCTGGATCCGCACATGGCTCGACACCGTCCTCGAACTCCCCTGGAACGAGCGCACCGAGGACGCCTACGACATCCGGGGCGCCAAGGCGGTCCTGGACGCGGAACACGCCGGACTGGACGACGTCAAGGAGCGGATCACCGAATATCTGGCCGTACGCAAGCGGCGGGTCGACCGGGGGCTGGGCGTCGTCGGCGGCCGACGCGGCGGCGCGGTCCTGGCCCTGGTCGGCCCTCCGGGGGTCGGCAAGACCAGCCTCGGGGCCTCGGTCGCGCACGCCATGGGACGCGAGTTCGTCCGGGTCGCCCTCGGCGGCGTCCGGGACGAGGCGGAGATCCGGGGCCACCGCCGCACCTACGTGGGCGCGTTGCCCGGCCGCATCGTACGGGCGATCAAGGAAGCCGGTTCGATGAACCCGGTGGTGCTGCTCGACGAGATCGACAAGGTCGGCTCCGACTTCCGGGGCGACCCGGCCGCCGCGCTCCTGGAGGTCCTGGACCCGGCCCAGAACCACACCTTCCGGGACCACTACCTGGAGGTGGAGCTGGACCTGTCCGACGTGGTCTTCCTCGCCACCGCCAACGTCCTGGAGGCCATCCCCGAGGCCCTGCTCGACCGCATGGAGCTGGTCCGCCTAGACGGGTACACCGAGGACGAGAAGGTGGTCATCGCCCGCGACCACCTGGTGCCCCGGCAGATGGAACGCGCGGGCCTGGCACCGGATGAGGTCGTCGTCGGCGAGGACGCCCTGCGCGCCCTCGCCGGCGAGTACACCCGCGAGGCGGGCGTCCGCAACCTGGAGCGGGCCGCGGCGCGGTTGCTGCGGAAGATCGCGGCGCTGCACGAGCTGGGCGAGCGGGAACTGCCGTTCACCGTCACCCGGGGCGACCTACGGGGCCTGATCGGCCGGCCGCACCACACCCCCGAGTCCGCCCAGGACCCCGCCGAGCGCCGCACCTCGGTGCCCGGTGTGGCCACCGGTCTCGCCGTGACCGGGGCCGGCGGGGACGTGCTCTACGTCGAGGCCTCCCTCGCCGACCCGGAGACGGGGGCGGCCGGTCTCACCCTGACCGGCCAGCTCGGCGACGTGATGCAGGAGTCGGCGCGGATCGCCCTCGGCTTCCTGCGCTCCCACGGGGCGGAGCTGGAGTTGCCGGTGACCGGGTTGAAGGAGCGTGCCGTGCACATCCACTTCCCGGCGGGCGCGGTGCCCAAGGACGGCCCGAGCGCGGGCGTCACCATGACGACCGCCCTCGCCTCGCTGCTGTCCGGGCGACCGGTCCGGCCGGACGTGGCGATGACGGGTGAGGTCTCGCTGACCGGGCGAGTGCTGCCGATCGGCGGGGTGAAGCAGAAGCTGCTGGCCGCGCACCGGGCGGGGATCACCACGGTGATCATCCCCAAGCGCAACGAACCCGACCTCGACGACGTGCCGGTCGAGGTCCTCCGGGCGCTGGAAGTCCACACGGTGTCCGACGTCCGACAGGTCCTGGAGCTGGCGCTGGCGCCGGCGACCGAGTCGGCCGACCCCCGGGTCCCGGTGGCCGCCTGA